TTACAATATCGTCAGTAAAAGATCGTATATTCCAGTCGGAGGAACCACCCTCAGCCACTGCTGCCGCGGCTGCCTCCTTCCATTTCATTGCATTCTGCTTCATTTCCACTGCCTTAGGTCCCACTGTGGCCTCCAACAAGCATTTCTCTATCTCATCACGAGTAATCAGTTTGTTCTCTGCTTCTCCGCGGCTCATTCTCACACCAACCTTAAGGATGTCGACCAAATATTTTGCATTAGTTACTTGATCACCCCATTGAGGGAAAGCCACCACTGGCATGCCTGATGTGAGTGCTTCCATAGAAGAGTTCCACCCACAATGTGTTACAAAGCACGCAACTGATGGGTGAGTTAAAACCTTCTCTTGAGGACTCCATTGCACCACCTTGCCCCTGTCTCCTGCTTTCTCCAAGAACCAATCTGGCAGAACAAGGAGGTCAATATGTCCTGTATCTTTCTGGGTTGGTTTCATAACTATCAAGAAGGAGACCCCCGAATTCAGTAACCCACAAGCCATCTCGTTCCATTGGTCTTGCTTCAATTGTACGACACTACCGAAAGACACATAAACAACTGATGAAGGTGGCTTTGTGTCAAGCCATTCGATGCAATCATCTGCCTTCAGCAAGTCTCCATGGACCGTTGTCTTTGATGCCTTAGGATTTCTGAATAGCGGCCCAACGGCCTTGATAGGGAAGATTTCGGACATGTGCTTGATAAGCTCTGGTTCAAGCTCTTCGAATGTTTCCATCAGGATGCAAAATGGCTTGTCAAGATTTTTGTACTGACCTAAAATAGCCCTCCTCAAGAAAGGATAAGGAGTTGTAGGATATAAGAAACTAGGCACTTCATCATGTTTTAGGAGAGGCATATTGCATGGTAATTGGACATCTATCTCGGGGTGCTCCTCATCAGGGAAAGGTACAGTACCGTGATAGTAATGGTAATATGAGGCAAAACAAGCGCAGGATTGAATCCAAAGCATTGCAGAAGGGAGACCTAGACTTGTGGCCACATCTGTAACCCAAGGAATGAAAGGGTTGTTTATGAGGCAAGAAACAGGCCGCCCTTGCTCTGCATTTTTCTTGATCATTTGAGGAATTACTTGTTTACCAACAAGCTCAAGTTGAAGTAAGTATTTATCAAGGTCTTGGTGCCTGTCCTCGTCCTCTTCCCATCCATCTTCAAAGAATTCAAACCGGATAAAGCCATCACCAAACGGGGTCAGCTTATCTATGATGTCACTGGCTTGTCTCATCTGTTTGCCAGTGATTTCAGTACTGGAGAAGGTGACAAGGAAGCCTTTGGAGGCAAGAATTTTTCCAAGTCTAAGTAAAGGATTTACATGGCCTTGGGCTGGGAAAGAAACAAGGAAGAGATGGCCAAGAGACTCGGAAACCATTTTTCTCTTCCGGGGTTTTTTGACTGGCAGAGAGACGGAAGAGAATGAGAAGAGATTGATGTACAGTAGAGGACTTAATGAGTTTGGGAGTGAGTGGTGACCATGGAATGAAAGGATgcagatatatatatagcatttaTAAGGAGTTCCATTCAAAGTTTTTAGTGATAGATAGATCTACAGAGACTGTTAGTTGGCTGACGGgtggatgcatactgttaaaataactaagaacaaataaagaaagaagggtagaattctcaattaatctgtttgtttattatgagtgcttagacttaatttaaatataaataaagtatatataggttaaactgaaagtactattttacctttaataaataagactacataaatattatttaacatctcccctcaaactcacaatgcggcagctacaagcatcgagagtttgtcaactagaaaacaaaaataagagatggaatgcgccttggtaaagaaatctgcaatctgcaaggaagaaggaacaaaaggcaaagcaatggtgTCATGCTtaagatgatgacgagtaagataacaatcgatctcaatgtgcttagtttgCTCAAGAAAAACCGAGTtttgagcaatctgaatagaactccggttgtcacaatacataggagtaggatgagaaaaggaaacttccatatcagcaagtaaccaacgtaaccaaacaatctctttggtagtagatgacatggcacgatattctgcttcggtggatgattgagaaataagagattgtttcttgctcttccaagaaataaaagaatcacctaaaaagatacagaacccggtaacagacttgTGATCTGTcggatcactaccatgatcagcatcagagtatgcacgcaactccaagaaagaggtggatgaaagtaaaagactctgaaaaactgtaccccgaagatatcgcaaaatacgaagaacagctgcccagtgaacagtagtaggagaagcaacaaactgactaacaacatgaacaccatatgcaatatctggacgagtaatggtgagatataccaaactcccaacaatagtgcgGTATAAAGTAGAATCTATCAGgggtaaaccatcagaagaagagtaccttgcgttaacctcaataggagtatctacagtcttgttattagtaagtctagcccgctcaagaatatctgcaacatatttcgactgagaaagaaggtaacctctaggtgagtatgctacctcaatacccaggaaatatcaaagataactcaaatccttcatttcaaatcgtctagccaactctgtcttcaaaactgaaataccatcaatgtcaacaccagtaataatcatgtcatcaatatataaagacagaatgatacgacctgcatcagtgcacttaataaaaagagcaaaatcatgactgctagaaacaaagccaaaagacgagatcacaatagagaatttctcaaaccaagcatgGGGTTCTTGTTTGACACCATATAATGCcttcttaagcttacaaacatatccagagtcatgtgaaataccaggagggggtgccacataaacttcttcttaaagatctccattcaagaaagcatttttaacatcaagctgagaaATATATCACTAACGAATCGAAGCTACgacaataagagtacgaataaTAGTCATTTTTAACtggggcaaatgtctcctcatagtccataccatactgttgagagtatgcttttgcaaccagcctagctttgtatcgctcaatagacccatcagaattagtattgatcttatacacccaacgacaaccaacaacacccttaccaggaggtagaggaaccagatcccaagtatcTATCTTATACAAAGCaaaaagttcctcatccataacTTGCTGCCAAAGtggatcaagaattgcctctttataggaagagggctcaaagagacaatgaatagaagctaaaaaggatgtaaatgatgaagaataacaagaataagcaaaatctggtagttttATAGACTTACGAGTGCGGATGGACTGAcgtggaggtggatccacaatctcagatgaagtttaaggggctgtagatgagaatggagtTTCAGGTGTGCTagagagtaaagtaccagtacctgcagagttatgagtacaaattgatcgaacatGGGGAGATgtatcattaccagaatcctTAGAAAAGGGATCTATACGAATAAGATCAGATTTAGTCAGGCTATAAGTAGtggatgaaatagaaaagaaaggtatatacTCAAGGAAGATAACATaacgagacacataaagtttctaaGTTATtagatcaaaacaacgatacccctttttaccttcaccataacccagaaagacacaaatagtgGATCGAGAGGATAGCTTACTACGTTCTATATAAGGACGAAGAatgaaacaagtacaaccaaagactctaaataaggaataatcagggacatacccatataacttttcaaaaggagatagacCCAAACTATGAAaagatggaattgtattaatcaaacgtacagcagtaagaacagcttctccccaaaactcactaggaacaaaagcagacaacaagagagaacgagcagttttgacaatgtgcctatgttttctttcagcaacaccattttgttcaggagtatctgtacatgaagtttggtggatggttccatctaaggcaagcaattggcaaaatttattagaagtgtattccccacccaaatcacacctaaagcatttgatcacagtagaatgttgagttttaataagagctcgaaaagctgcatatatctcaaagaattcagaacgatgtttcattaaataaacccaacaataatgagtatgatcataaaaaaaagagatataatATCGCGACCCTCCTTTTGTGGCaacaggagaaggtccccatacatcagaatgaatcaaatcaaatggtgaagaagaaacataaatacttcgattaaaaggtaaagcggaaaattttgccagtttacatccactacaatcagaaatgtcacaagttttcaaatttcctaaagctcctgtggatgccaaaaatctcaaatgagaagacgaaacatgacctagacgggaatatcataaataaaaactagaagatgaaagactcaaatgaaaagaagataaatcaaCAGTAGTGGTAGCAGCAACGGCAGCAGCAACcgacacttttaactcatctaaaatatatagtccattcTCCCTACGGCCTGTCTCAATCAACTTCTGAGACTGTagatcctgtacacaacaaaaagaaccagaaaacatgactaaataatcaccagaatcacatatttgacaaacagacgcaagattcaatttgagttttgaaataagataaacattaggaagagacaagtgaggtgtgacaacagaaccaacactTGTTTGAGGGCATAAGAgtgccatcagcagtcataacaggaatggaggacaaAAGGGCACGgaggtaaaagatgaagaatctggagacatatgatgggaagcaccagaatccaaaacccattcagagtgtgacatacctgaggaactataaggcaactgacctatggaagaagaagcggacattgcttgtggctgcaaggagagaaacttctgaaattgctcagccaAAGTATTAGGATCGGTAATAGAGCCCGGGGAAGCTACTGCTGtggtattgtggtgtggtggtttataaccatgaggtggtctatgagcattagattgtgactgactGCAGATTGTGACTGACTGTCAGGCTTCCAAGCTTGATTATGttgtctcaacttaggacacttagccttccaatgacctttctacttacagaaactgcactcatcgaacccaacccttgtgtaaggcttattctgatgattagagaatggcttagaaggtactgctagtacagaaggatttgaagcagaaagaattctcttttcagaataagactgaatacgtatttcttcagccaataactcactaACAATAGAGTAAACAGAAGGCAGTGGAGAACGATtcagaattgaacctctaagtccttcgaaaTCACTGCGAAGTGTTGTTAAAAACTGCATCAATCGTTGCTACTCTCTGCGCtcaatataggcaccacatgcctttaattctgtaagagccaattgatcccaaagatctgtcacagcagaataaaactcttgaatactcatattcttctgatgaagagctcgtatgtcattccctaattgatactgttttgcaaaatttgattgtgtgaataacctttgcagatgatcccaaacctcttttgttatctcatacttcgccaactgcgtacctattgaatgctcaacagaattgttgatccaagtaatgatctttgcattattTGTTTCCCATGTATCTATCAAGGCAGCATCCCCCTCCTCAATATTCTTAGGTATCATATAAGTTTCATTAACATACCCTCACATCTTCTTACCCtgaaatttctcattacataacgCCAATAggaatagttcttcccatccaacctcacactcacagactgaagcgaatcatctcttttagtagccataatcaacaatcacagataatcagaatgcaaaagcaatggagaacaaaataccaaattgcagaaactgaacagagattacagaaactaaacaaatatcttctcgaaattatacgattactccaaaacacaaaacaaatttacaaaaactgaacgcaaataacaaattgcagaagctgaagagaagacgaaataccaaaataattgcagaaactgacgaaataccaaatttttttgcagaagcggaagacaaaatatcactccaaaaaaTTTGTTCGGGATCCGCGAAGTTGTGTTCAGGATTAAGCCTCGTTTCATAAaactagctctgataccatgttaaaataactaagaacaaacacaaaaaggaggctataattctcaattaatctgTTATTAAGAGTGCTTAgacttaacctaaatacaaataaagtatatataggttaaactgaaagtactattctacccttaataaataagactacataaatattatttaacacatACAATGTTTCAATTATAACTCTTTCGTTGGCTTCTTCAaacaaaagatgaaatcaaatttgattacgCTACTTATTAACTGTAGCTTTCAATGATTTTGCAGTCATATTAGAGCAAAATGTATATTGTGATTATAGAAGCGAGAAACACATCTATTTGCAATTTTGTATGTCGATTATTACTCTCTTTTTCCGATCATGAAAATCAGTAGGTTAGGTTTTAGGTGAAGTATCAagaaatgatttatattattttttaacacatctTATTGAATGAAAACCCTTTatacttgaaacttgtacagactcacattaccttatatataaattttatcaaataaatgggatgatgaaattcaaatttGTGATCGCTTAGTCATTAAGGttttgataccatatcaaagaacaaattcaacctaaaagcttaatTTTTAGGTGAGAttccaataaataatttatattattttctaacaaatacATCATGTTTGAAAATCTTTGGAAAACACTCAGAAACCCAATACATCGGGTAATTAAACCAACAACTTATACCGATGGAATGATGAAGATTAGTTACTAGTGCAAGTGCACTTCATTCCTTGATTTCTGGTTGTCtatgaaagatttttttgtctCCTTGCGCCAATTACCAGCTCTACTTACCGATTACACGTTAATTACCCTGATGCAAATCAGGAGGCGCGACCTTTAACCCACAAAGTCTACCAGGCACAGGAGACTGGCGGAATAAGGAAAACCTGTTATAAACTTATTAGCCGTAGAGTTCTATCCTAGTTAGCTGTTAATTCCTAGTCTAGCTTAcgtattaaattataattttttagttaaagggtatttaaaaagaataacataaCAAACAAGGGCacgttttgtttttgaaaactaatcttttttttaaatagaatttggagctaaaattcttaaaatcactagttgaattataaaatcatattatataaGTTAATACATGTTTAACAtgtaaaatcactttaaaaacttgaaaaataggTAAAATCAGGTTAAAATCCGGTAAAATCATgtgaaatcaataaaatgtaaaatcatgagtttgaaaccatttttatgattttaacaaaaaaaaaaaatacatttttgtgGTGCCGTACATTAGATATTTAGATCTGGGTGGGCGGTGAGGATGCATTATGCAATGCATCTTGGTCTAGGTGGGGTCCCAAGTAAGAGTTTTGAAAATAATGTTAATGATCAGTTAAAGATTATTGCAGACTTGCAGTTGTTGCTAGCTTGTCTGTTTTAAGGTGTGTTTTGCAAGGCTGtgcaattattattttgtaaaattttaaaaaaaataaattattttttaaatatttttaaatctaatatattaatattaaaaatattttttaaaaaataaaataaaaattattttaaaaaaacaatcattatcatcctcttaaatatcttttaaaaaacatctttatTTAACACACAGTTGGCTTGGTCAACAGCTGGCTCAAGTGAACTGAAAGCCATGTCTTTTATAATGTTTTGCCCTGCCTTGTTcataaattgatagaaaataatagtaatataaCGTCTGCGTATATACTCATCGTCACTGATCcatttgatattttaagttttataccTAACTTATAAAGCCCGAACTGAATTGTATCATGACCATATTCAAGCTCTGCTATGAGAAGTATAAGTTGGAGCTTTTTAGCCACAGAGAGACAAGGTTTGTTTGTCATGAATGGGTTTTTTTTGGCTGATTTAAATTGATTCTTGAATTATTAAACACATGGTATCtagaaaaaatttctttatatttttataattttatgatttatttttactttatattatatttttttataattggagGGATTATAAATTGTGAGTCAATGAATTTGACTTtccatatatatacatttaGTCATTTACAGACACGATGCGCTCTTAAACAGCAAAAAGTACATCGTCAGTTTTGAGTGACCCTACAGTAATGagtattctttttaatattatctagTTTGCCAGAAGTTTGAAAAACGTTGGGTGAGGATGCTTTAATAATGGTTCGGGagaattaataaatattcaGCCCTGCAACTCCCAATTGCACTCAGGAGTGCACCGTCTAATTTTTGTTGCCAATCCAGTCAAGATGTCACTCAAGAATTAGTagttcaactaaaaaataaaatccttccAGTTTCAAATCTGTAAGTCAATCCTTTGAAGCAGTACTCGAGACCAGTTAAATGGTGTCACTTCAACAGCTACCAGTTATTCCACCTGCTTTGACAATTAGTTCTAGGTCTGCTTCACGTTGCAGAAGACGTAAATTGTATGCCATTTTTCTTCTGATGTCGTAAATAATACTTCTCCTTCGTGCAGTACATTAActttgacaatatatatatatatatatatatatatatatatatatatatatatataatcaaaaccaaattcataaaaaaaaaaaaaacataataaaaaacaattccctTGCAAACGAAATTGGAtggctttttttctttaattagtagagtttacttaattttaattaacatataacCTCCACAAAATTAAAGACCTATAAGCAGACAAAAGAATCATTTTGgagccaaaaaaatatatgcttccAGTTTGGGTTAACCCACATGATTGCCTCAGGTTTTaactttctttagtttttttaaacctGGC
This region of Populus trichocarpa isolate Nisqually-1 chromosome 9, P.trichocarpa_v4.1, whole genome shotgun sequence genomic DNA includes:
- the LOC18102096 gene encoding gallate 1-beta-glucosyltransferase 84A24, whose amino-acid sequence is MVSESLGHLFLVSFPAQGHVNPLLRLGKILASKGFLVTFSSTEITGKQMRQASDIIDKLTPFGDGFIRFEFFEDGWEEDEDRHQDLDKYLLQLELVGKQVIPQMIKKNAEQGRPVSCLINNPFIPWVTDVATSLGLPSAMLWIQSCACFASYYHYYHGTVPFPDEEHPEIDVQLPCNMPLLKHDEVPSFLYPTTPYPFLRRAILGQYKNLDKPFCILMETFEELEPELIKHMSEIFPIKAVGPLFRNPKASKTTVHGDLLKADDCIEWLDTKPPSSVVYVSFGSVVQLKQDQWNEMACGLLNSGVSFLIVMKPTQKDTGHIDLLVLPDWFLEKAGDRGKVVQWSPQEKVLTHPSVACFVTHCGWNSSMEALTSGMPVVAFPQWGDQVTNAKYLVDILKVGVRMSRGEAENKLITRDEIEKCLLEATVGPKAVEMKQNAMKWKEAAAAAVAEGGSSDWNIRSFTDDIVKAKESEIARKCIGSNEFLVSVVVKSNEKVVELVGSSA